GCTGCTGTGCGGACAGGTCGTTGTGCGTCTTTCAGTACCACAGGTGTGGAAAGCGgcgaggagaaaaaaaagaggagagagGCGCTCTGTAAGTGCatcatttttattagttttaaatTGTCTCACATGTAGTCCTCCTACAAGTCATTTGTGATGTAATAATGAAATGTATTAGGCCTACACGGCCTAAAAGTGCACCTTTTTATGTGCAGTTGGCATTATTACTAATCTGAGCCTGGCGCTAGGATGCTATTTGTGTTGCCTTACTGCACTCTTTGGTTGCACTTTGCAAAAACCTAGTTATCTATCATTAATATGTGGTTATTTGGTGCGGATATGAAGCTCTGGGTGTTTTTTCTATTGCATGTGTAATGATTTTGCAGGTTTTCGAGGATGTCTGGCAACTTGTTGGTTTGGGTTGGTTTTTATTGGAATGGGCGTGTTCTAAAATGTGATTGGGCTGTAAACTGTCAATCTGATCTGGCAACGCTGCATAGGAGGAGTCTGACAGTCTGAGTTCAGCTCAGGACAAGCTGAAGGACAACAagcaggaagaagaaaaacagctGAAAACAGGAAGACACTCGAGCACTTCTGGACTTTCTATTCTGCAGAAAAGGTGAGAATCTGTtgattatttctcttttttactgcatttcacTGCATTTTACAGTCAGATGGGCTTGAACCAAACAGGCCTCAGCTACAACTGCTGCACTCACTGTTTGTGTTGCACAAACACATGAAGCCATTTTTACCCCTGCATTTATTCATATCACTGAATCTAGATTTTTGACAGTATGAAGCCTTTAAAACAGAGTTTAGAACTAAAACTGTCAATGTTCTGCTACAAAAAGgccaaaacaacagcagaagaaatacaaaaaggGAGAAATTGACTTCCTTtttgaaaataacaacaaccagAACTTGACTTTAAACAACATCTTGAAAAACAAgatcagtactttttaaaatttctaaaaaataataataaaaaaaactaaggagaaaatgttttttttccaaatattgtcCATGCACTGCTTTAAGCAGAAACTgaagatatttttatttcataataaaataaataaataaaaaataagcctTTATCATtctaaataatttcattaaatcTTTTTAACACCATAGAGAACAAAACATATTTActacatttcttttatttaaagcaGCATAGCCAGTTGTATTTCCAGAAGATAATGCGAGTGAGGAGGCAGCTGCTGACCCACgtcacattagcattagcctaacattaatattagcattaccATAAAAATGAACCTAGCATTactctaacattaacattagcttatcattaccattagcttaataaaaaaaattaacccagTATTAGCCAAGCATTGACTTAGTATTAACATtaaatttagcattagcttaacctAGGATTAACAttcacattagcctagcattaacattaattcaacattagcctagctttaacattgtattagcattaacattagcttttcATTAACATAAGCATAGCTTTAACATTAGCATCGACCTAACATTAAAAAAGACATTAGATTAGCATTGAACTTGAATTACCATTACTCTAGCAATAGCTTTAACTTTACCACTGACCTAGcattacattaacattaacctaagattaacattagcctagcaatagcattaacctaataatagcattaaccaagcattagccaGGGATTAACGTTAACTTAGCAATGGCATTAACATGAattaagcattaacctaacatgaGCCGAacagtagcattagcctagcatcaacactaacctagcattaacctagcaatagcattaattgagcgttaacattaacttagcaatagcattaacatcagcATTGGCCTAGCTAGCATAACCCTAACAgtaacattatcctagcattagcattaaccttacattagcactaacctagcattagcgttGACTTAGCTATAGCATTAACTAAatattatcattagcctagcatcagcATTATATGCATCCTCagtaatttgtcaaaaaaagcctgagttttgtttgtttaccttAGATCTATAACAATGATGTGATAACGTAGAGCAGTCGTAAACGTATAAATCGTCTCCTCTACAGATGTCTTTGTCTCCTGCGGCTTTCGCAGCTCGTCGAGTCATTGCTGCTGCTTCACACGGAAAAGAAGGAGGAGGTGAAgtcacatgatgatgatgatggttctACACTTtaagaaaatatgtttttgtgtcaaGAAAATCACTGAGCTTTCTATACAGTAAAACGTTCAGTGACAGATATCTGAGATAACTATATTAAATTATCTATTTACTAATTTAAGTCATTTGCAATTTTGGGTCCAAAATCACGTTTaatgtcaaactcgaggcccgcaGGCCAGATCTGGCCCATCAGAGCCTCCACTTCGGCCTGAGGGAGaatttagttcaaataaaaattgcagagaaaacatgaatcatgatTTATAATCACTGTATAAttgagttttatatatatatatatatcagtctctccaaattcacaaattaaatgaaaaggtacctgtagtgaaacaTCAAAAGctaaatttttttggggttatttgctttaaatgttttcctttagaGCAGCAAGGAGTTAGTTTAACCTGCGGTGTTGTGACACAATCTGttaccagactaaatggtgattccaatgtaataaagtgtttcactgtaaatgttaatgtaaatatatactTGTATTCttgcaaaatacattttcaatatttttttttaaacgacaCCATTTTGGATTCATGGTggatgatgtttggaaaataaaataattttctctCAAAAACTGGCTTAGCTTCTATGCTAACAATTCGAGACAAttcaaaaatgaaatttttaaacatcagtttttctcTCATGGAGCCaagaaaacattattaaaaacaaactaccAACATCTCCTTGTCTAGATGCAAGATGTGTATTTTTCCAGATTTTCATCTTAATAACTAAATTCTTGACAGCCGTTTGAAATTTTACCTTTAAAcgctaacatttatttaaatttaagcaatttccccctgggattaataaaggaattctgattctgataacaGCTGCTGCCTCGCACACAGGTGACTGACTTTACTTAGTTAATTTGGTAAAgattgtgagtttgaatcctgccTTTCCCTTTTCCCACAGCGAGAACCTGGAAGATCCTCTCCTTCGTGGTGGCCTTACCTGGTGTCGCCGTCTGCATCGCAAATGCGTACATGAAGTCCAAGGCTCACTCTCATGATCAGCCCGAGTTCGTGCCCTTCACGCACCTGCGTATTCGCACCAAGGTGAGTTGCTCGCAGTTTTTTTTCGGACACGTAAAgacaataaatatttaaaaactaagGATGCACCAATCGATCGGCACCGATTCCCCTGATTTTGGGGGATCGGCGATCGGCCGATActtgcatatgaaaccgatcATTTCCGCTGTTCTTATCTACCTTGGCAAAGGTCTTAAAGTCAGCCATTGTCCCCCATAGGCGgaacaacaaaagaagaaccaacctaaagtctcaaaagtttgggaccatttcaatGAAAACGTAGACTGTACTACGCACCTGAgctagaactaacatctgtgacatgaaacagtatacactgttttatttgtatagtgtcTACATTATATTATCAATTGTATTTctttgaatgaatttgggaaaactgtcataacttttgaccactgggggaggggagggggggacAGGTCTGCAGTTAGTTGTCAGGCTTTTTCGGTGCACTCCTAATCAAAACTCTCTGTTGCTTTAGAGATTCCCATGGGGCGATGGAAATCACACGCTGTTCCACAACTCACACACCAACCCTCTCCCTGATGGATACGAGGAGTCTCACCACTGAGGGGATCCGTCGTTCCCATCCCGTACCTGACTGCATGAGTCCAACTCCCGTCTGCTGAATTCATAATGAAAAGATTTACCGTCAAACGGTGCATCCAGACTGGAATAAAAACCACTTTAAGTTTAAAACACTGGGGTGTACAgactctttttcttttcttttatctcACATTATGTACTTCTTTTGCTACAatttctttctgtatttttggggGTCACATTTCATTCATCCTCAGATTAAAacactattgttttttatcctcagtTTTAAACAAGTATCATTTAAACTTGCAAAGACTTTGTTCTCATCTAAAGTTTAGGTTAATTTTCAAATCTGGAATTTTACATTATCTTTACAACATCATGTAAGAAAATACAAGAAGTCTGCTGTTTGACTCATAAATAAGTCAATGCTactctgaataaattaaatacaaagctTTATCCCCTTCAGATGAAACAGCAccgattggctgaaatctacaaaatgacgaCGCCCACATATGAAGTGACTCCAAAGACAAAAAGTTATATTATTCAGCTGTAGAGCCAtcgtctaaagcaggggttctcaacctttggggtcgcaagacactgggagggggtcaccagatgccttcaagaaactatttttttaaacaattaaaccccatttttgcttattttttaccatttttcaggAACCACACttaacttgccatattttaaccttttttcatcactttttcttgccatatttttgcaccttttaatgcatttttgctacattactcacatttctgacacttctccatcaaatgtcactgctttttctgcacattttttctaatttcaagacattttccagtttaaactaattgttcctactttttaaatgacatcatCCGAAACCCTTCTCCCCCAATTTCTGCCAGTTTTAAGCAactattgacactttgaacttgcctgtttttggccactctgcaacttttaaccaatttctgcggtttttaaaatcccatttcaccaccttttggatttacatatttaagatgattTTATGCTCGGGTGCAAATAATTTTAACTtgtccatcaaatttcaatgccttttgtgcacattttttccactttcaagatattttcagcacttataaacccttttcacccacctaatgttgcatatgttgacccattactgccacttttaacctcttttcaccatattacaTGCTTtcttaagatgactataaactaTGGCTCAAttaaatactaaacttcctggataacagtagatattattcagatgaataaataaatgtgattatcacagattcatagaacaatggaccatcattttgctaattttgaggatggaccacaaaaaGCTCTTccctttattcctccttatagatgggctaaaaaggttgagaaacactgctcttaAGTGCATTAATGTGAGAGGTTGTGTATCATCTTAAAATCTTTCACTGTTTGATTGTATATTTTGTCTAAATTCTGCATTTTTTCGTGGCTAAACGCCCAGAAAGAGAAAACAAAGGAACGTTTTCTGTGGCAACACTTTATATCCCACACCGTATATCTGCCATTAATCATATTATCTCTATGTACATCATAAACAGCCCTGATTATTCCAGCAACATATTACTTATTAACACACTGTACACCGTTTGTTTCAAGaaccaacaaagaagaagaagaaacgaaAAGAAATCCAGCAGCAGAACTGGATCCAGTGTTTGTATGCTGGTCcaacagaaatgtagaaatcAAAGAGAGCAACGCGGAAACTCGTAAATCGGTCCCTTCAGGTTGGTTCCTGGTTGTCAATTCATGTGTCAGGTTCTGGGCTCAAAGTCAAGTTTTCTTAACACAGAGCTGCAGAAGCTAGACTTAAAAGATCCTGTTTCAAAGTCTCCGAACCGTCCGACCCCCGGGCGAGCCTTCGAAGACAATCTCCGGCGGCCGCACGTGACGGGAACGGGCGAGGACATTCTCTAGTGCCGAACAGCAGATAAAGGCAGTTCAGACGCAGAGCGGAGTAACTGTAGCGCTGGGAGAACCAGTAGAGCTGTGGGAGCAGAACTGCCCGAAACCCAAGCCCAGAACTCGCCCCAGCTAAGGAAACCGCACTTCCTGTCTTTGGCATTGAGTCCGTCTCTTCTGGGTCGATTCTGGATCGAACAGACCCAGGAACACTGCTTTTGTTTGTAGTCTTTGATTTTTGTAACGTCTGAACGCAAGTGTCGCTTTTACCGTCCGCGAGTTTCTGGGATCTGTTAAGTTTTGGAGAACTGTCGAGCTTCTTTGTCCGTCCTGGCGATTCTTCCCTTGTCCTCGCCATcccactcagctccagctcagacGTGCGACTGGCCAAGTTCTCCGCCGCAGACTCCAGCTCTGCTTTGGTCTTCTCCGCACTTTCCTCTGCCGTTCGTCCGCTGAAGCAGGAAGCGAGCAGCGACGTGCAAAGATCCTGCAGATCTCTCTGCAGCTCAGTCACCAGAAACCGACAGGCGCCGATCATCGCTTCGCCTAACGCCGTTTCCTCGAAAGTCGCTTCTTCTGTTTCGAGAACCAACGAGTCTAAAACCTGACACTTGTGAGGCGTTTCCTCGCCGTCTGGCGTCCAAGCCGCGAGGCGACATCCGTGCAGATAATGCAGCGCAGGAAGGATCATCCCACGGCTCACAGCTTTAATACAGACGCTGTCGTTTCGACCACCCTGGGCTTCATCGAAGCCGCCTTTCAGCAGAGCCCTGAAGTACGAGTCCTCCACTCGGGATACGGACTCCTTGTTGGCCGCGAATCGCGTGCCGTCGTCCAATGAGAAGCTCAGGTCGAAGGTGGCGTCGCTGTAAGGACACGAGTTGTCCAGTCGAGCTTTTTTCAAAGGAGGAGGCGAAACTTTAACAGCTTTCACTGCCGACGCGTTTGCGTTCACGTGTTTGTGTTTGAGCTCGTGTTTGAAAGTCAGAGCGGAAAGGCAGCCAATCAGGAAAGAGAAGTAAAACCCGGATAGGTGAGGTGTCGCAGGTGAACGTGGTGAGTTTAAGACCTCGACTGGAAGTCGTTTACATCCTGAAGGTCGATCTTCTTCATCCAAATCATCGTCGTCGCAGTCGAGCGGCTGAAGAGCCAGAAGCAAACCTCTGCTGTCCAGAAGAAGCTTCTTCAACACACACTTGTTGCTGTGGAAGGAAACGTGTGACTTATATTAGTTTAGTCTGCGGTTGCTTACACTGCACGAGGCAGACGTGCGATATTATTGGCCAATATCTGCCATGAACTTTACAGCCCGGTCGCACAAAGTTCATGACACTGACACAAAGATTTTCATGTGTGGCAAGACGATTTCGTTAAATTTTACATTCTGCAGAGCACGGGACTTATTTGTGATGCGCAGCACGTGGTCTTAATCTGTGGCCGAACAAGTTTGTGCTGTGCGTCACGAAATGTTGTGTCTcaggctgggactttaacgcattcattgttattcaataattacagaaaatatacaTACATGCTTTTCTTTCACTCTAAACAGAGTGGAACGTTTCTCATTGCACGAGTTCCCACtgtacccataatactgatgcacagaccacaacacaagaaattgGAGAACCTGAGAAGTCGTTTTTGAGCTTAATatagttttaaaagaaaagctGGTAGCCTCCGCTACcatcttaatgctaaacatgctgCGGCTAGCATGGACACTGGGAAAGGCCTGGGGGACAAATCCATCCCTTTGGAGCATTAAATTTGGCCCATgggagaaattaaaaatgacagagaaaatgtgGATCATTGTGTAAacgaaactcaacaatatttgacaaGGTTCGCAGTTTTCCGAGTGCTTATATCGTACgtattcagtcatttttaatgttaaacaattCTTACAAAACCCTTCAATTTTCCACAAATTGTTACGCAACTTGtcccttaatttaatagaaattgatcaaaaaatctaggaaattcaaagtgaagatcctgttgggactgatatcttggatgttggtttcttacatattttgtattttagacGTGCAAACTGGGACACAAAATTATCGAAGttactcattttcctgcataaaatctgtggcccattgaGATccaactgctccgtatttggcccctgaactaaatgagTTTGCACGAAagcagaagtgtgtgtgtgtgtgtgtgtgtgttattcctTCACTCACCTGGTGATCAGAGGTAGCGACAGAGCACAGTTTATTTTGTCCGTCTCAGATCCCGACAGCATGACGTGTGCCAGGACTCCGGAGCCAAACCCCGACTCACACTGGACTCTCAGATTGTTGAGGAGCGCCACGCCTAAGAGAGCagcacacagttacacacatacacacacccaaCCACATAACATCACATAACCACATTATAGCAACTGTTACACACTACTGAGAAAGACCTTCATGTGAAAAACCTGCTGCATTAGACCATGATAGTTTAAACTGGTCTAAACTGCTGCCCACACACCAGAATGAATTTAAGCGACTGACATTTAGGTCCGAACcacaagtttattttatttcattttttttttttgcactaccTTGGATTACCTGAAACTTTTCATAGTTGAagtttatttttgcacttttttatttttctctttgttattattatttaacctgTGGTTCTGTTCATTGTTTCATGTTGTGAACCCCAGGAAGACTAGCTGGTTACTACGGTAccagctaatggggatcctttataaaaatattttcctAAATATTAGAgggtatttttgcttttctgttgtggaagtttgttttatgtagcaaatgtataattaaagaaatacatacataatcatttttttcctaGATTATGttaattttgtaattgtttAGTGTAACAATCAAGATTGTaatcaaatttaaattaattgcacagccttagCAAGGACtaataaaaaaaggattttaataCAAACTTAGCTATGAAATAAAGATGTATCAATATcgacgatattgtaattttctatatcgccaaaatagaaaactctataaatattgaatctagatatattgcccaggtctACTTGCTAGATATTCAATTACCCGTTTTTTGTGGAAACAGTGTGTGAGGTATTTTCATGTCATATCAGAGCCTGATTTTAAAAAGGCCTGGACAATATATGAAGATTTAAGATACATCGaggtttctattttggcaatatgtaaaatttaaatgtcGCGTCtcatgatatatttttattttatagcttattttatattaaaatattcaTTTCAGTCGTCTCTGCTTTCaatacttctcagaacagcatgtagaGCTCCGTTacatggatttctgagtgcgtcctaacccagaccatTTTCTAAACAAGCTacaatacagaactcactcacacgtgctgtccccataggagaaaaagccaaaagtagtacatattgtgcagctgtttgttaataaatgtgtctgtgcgGCCTTTTGCATCAGCTAATTCTATTTCTGGTaaaactttgagttaaaaatatcgacatttatatcatatgtcgccatttaaaaaaaatattgagatatgacttTAGgtcaaaatcgcccagccctcgttttaaaaaacaaaaatgttctgatagtttttttccatttcagaacatgAATTCTGCATTTTCCGTCCGTTTTCTGCAATCACAGAAAAGTCTTTATTCCAGTATCTTCCTTTTCTTACCGAGTTGTTGAACTTTGGCCTTGACTCGGCCCGTCTGCCTCTCCCTTCCCTCTGCGTCTGCGTCCCCCCGGCTGTGACAGAGCAGGTGGTCGATCAGCGCCACGGTGCCGGTCCGGACTAGCGCCTGCAGACAGTTGGGGTTGCAGCTGAGCCGGCACAACAGGCGGAAGCAGCGGCTGCTGGGGTCCTGGTGCTGGGTGAGGTAGTGGAGCAGAGCGGCCACGGCGCCCGAGCTCACCAGGGCGGCGCTGGGGTCGGTGGAGTGAGAGAAACGTGACAGCAGCAGGAGGATGGGCGACTCAGGTGTCCAGGGCTCGGGGTGGTACGGGTGGTGGAACGTGGTCAGCCGGGTGGCGGAGGGCGGAGCCTCCAGGGTGACTTTAGTCAGA
The Gouania willdenowi chromosome 8, fGouWil2.1, whole genome shotgun sequence genome window above contains:
- the cox6a2 gene encoding cytochrome c oxidase subunit 6A2, mitochondrial encodes the protein MSLSPAAFAARRVIAAASHGKEGGARTWKILSFVVALPGVAVCIANAYMKSKAHSHDQPEFVPFTHLRIRTKRFPWGDGNHTLFHNSHTNPLPDGYEESHH
- the armc5 gene encoding armadillo repeat-containing protein 5, with the protein product MAASPLQADRKPSKASSRDGGSSPESSLTWCLAHLSKAGGEPHGQLDSVGGNGRELDKRWRGSQWRALVAIRTQHIKGDKAGIATFRRRGGLQPLLELLKHTQCSRKTLDLALSILANCCTESDTRVEVRKLDGITIVVEILKRNVALETVQNRAARALGNLAIDPESSALIHSSGGVPPLLLCVSSAPPSPTETPPTESSPKLECAQSAARALLYLSDTPTNRLSLVTQGAVPALAPLMAPEFPVSLRRAALRALHELTRGCSVECAREVSRSGVLAQLGVMATGEAGKPLEELALKSLANLCSQGCLRPLVGSLGVIQRFTEEVKREPLKSGVFLRALCLCCKEAVNRAKVKESGGLEALVGFLSAHRSHPLSRLPLLACVDFVFDESAMEQLQELGLVAPLVARLVELTRGEEESEERMDLNSSSSISPSELMPTSCFDSFDFPTADAYKKEDVGKEQFSSSFLSLRSWLVSEGLISSEGDLLDSPNVEGEWASLQIPSTFPPLTSSPNSTSSSSSSSSRSAATPTSSPAPKKAAQYFPASKVLDPLFLETRPPVSPPTNATQTPPSLSKLSLSLRRKQRVNPVNSLTKVTLEAPPSATRLTTFHHPYHPEPWTPESPILLLLSRFSHSTDPSAALVSSGAVAALLHYLTQHQDPSSRCFRLLCRLSCNPNCLQALVRTGTVALIDHLLCHSRGDADAEGRERQTGRVKAKVQQLGVALLNNLRVQCESGFGSGVLAHVMLSGSETDKINCALSLPLITSNKCVLKKLLLDSRGLLLALQPLDCDDDDLDEEDRPSGCKRLPVEVLNSPRSPATPHLSGFYFSFLIGCLSALTFKHELKHKHVNANASAVKAVKVSPPPLKKARLDNSCPYSDATFDLSFSLDDGTRFAANKESVSRVEDSYFRALLKGGFDEAQGGRNDSVCIKAVSRGMILPALHYLHGCRLAAWTPDGEETPHKCQVLDSLVLETEEATFEETALGEAMIGACRFLVTELQRDLQDLCTSLLASCFSGRTAEESAEKTKAELESAAENLASRTSELELSGMARTREESPGRTKKLDSSPKLNRSQKLADGKSDTCVQTLQKSKTTNKSSVPGSVRSRIDPEETDSMPKTGSAVSLAGASSGLGFRAVLLPQLYWFSQRYSYSALRLNCLYLLFGTRECPRPFPSRAAAGDCLRRLARGSDGSETLKQDLLSLASAALC